A region of the Deinococcota bacterium genome:
GTGATCGAAGGACAGCTCAGGGTAGGGACGACGCCTGACCCCGCCCTGGCTCGAGGAGAGCGGTGATGATCGCAGCCGACGTCAACTGGCTGGTCTTTTCGCCGCCCTTGGTGCTGCTCATAGCGGCCTGCGTCGCCCTGATGGTCGCGCTGGGGCGGGTGGACTCGAAGCCCGTCGCCCTCATCAGCCTCGGCGGCCTGGCGCTGGCGGCGGCCTTCAACACCTGGCTCTTCGTGCACGCCCAGGGCGGGGTGATGTTGCAGAGCTTCGGCCTGCGCTACGTCGCCGACACCACCGCCCTAGCCTTCAACTACGTGATCCTGCTGGGCACCGCCATGGCCGTCCTGATCTCCTATGACTACCTCAGGCGGCGCACCGGGCTCAACCATCCCGAGTACTACCCCTTGATGCTCCTGAGCGCCTGCGGCGCGCTGGTGATCGCCGCGGCGGGCGACCTCATCGTCCTCATCCTGGGCGTCGAGATCATGTCTTTGGCGACCTATGTCCTCTGCGCCTGGCGCCAGGAGCAGCGCGAGTCCGAGGAGGCGGGGATGAAGTACTTTCTCCTGGGCGCCTTCTCGACGGCTTTCTTTGTCTACGGCATCGCGCTCACCTACGGCGCGACCGGCACCTTTTCGTTTACCGGCGTCGCCACCGCGGCCTTTGCCGAGGGCTTCGACCAGGTCTTCTTGCTCACCCTGGGCGGGTTGATGATGCTTATCGGCCTCGCCTTCAAGGTGGCCCTGGCGCCCTTTCACCAGTGGGCGCCCGACGCCTATACCGGCGCGCCGACGCCGATCACCTCCTACATGAGCGTGGTCGTCAAGGCCGCGGCCTTTGCGGCCATCCTGCGCGTCGCCATCGTCGCCCTGCCCACCTTGTCGGTCTACGGCACCGCCTGGAACACCGTCCTGGCGCTGTTCACCGGCCTCACGCTGGTCATCGGCAACGTGGTGGCCCTGCGCCAGCGCGGGGTCAAACGGATGCTCGCCTATTCGGCGGTGGCGCACGCGGGCTACCTGGCCCTGGCCGTCTTGTCCGCCAACGAGCTGGGCATGCACGCGGCCATCTGGTACCTGACCGCCTACACGCTGATGACGGCGGGCGCCTTTGCCGCCCTGACGCTCTTGAGCGACGACAACGACA
Encoded here:
- a CDS encoding NADH-quinone oxidoreductase subunit N, translating into MIAADVNWLVFSPPLVLLIAACVALMVALGRVDSKPVALISLGGLALAAAFNTWLFVHAQGGVMLQSFGLRYVADTTALAFNYVILLGTAMAVLISYDYLRRRTGLNHPEYYPLMLLSACGALVIAAAGDLIVLILGVEIMSLATYVLCAWRQEQRESEEAGMKYFLLGAFSTAFFVYGIALTYGATGTFSFTGVATAAFAEGFDQVFLLTLGGLMMLIGLAFKVALAPFHQWAPDAYTGAPTPITSYMSVVVKAAAFAAILRVAIVALPTLSVYGTAWNTVLALFTGLTLVIGNVVALRQRGVKRMLAYSAVAHAGYLALAVLSANELGMHAAIWYLTAYTLMTAGAFAALTLLSDDNDKGDDLERFAGLGRTRPWLAASFALFMLSLAGIPPLAGFVAKVLVFQAAIAAGHITLAVFAIVTSVVAVYFYARVVVYMYFREPEYEPMRHQGRATGAAIALGAVGT